In Micromonospora cremea, the genomic window TTCGTCGGAGGAGCTGAACTTCGTCCTGGTGGACTTCAAGGGCGGCGCGGCGTTCGCCTCGCTGGACGCGCTGCCACACACCAGTGCGGTGATCACCAACCTGGCCGACGAGCTGCTGCTGGTCGACCGGATGCGCGACGCGCTCGCGGGCGAGATGGTGCGCCGGCAGGAGCTGCTGCGCGCGGCCGGCAACTACGTCTCCCGTTTCGAGTACGAGAAGGCCCGCGCGGCTGGCGAACCGCTGGCGCCGATGCCGAGTCTGCTGATCATCTGTGACGAGTTCAGCGAGTTGCTGGCCGCGAAGCCCGACTTCATCGACCTGTTCGTGATGATCGGTCGGCTGGGCCGGTCGCTCGGCGTGCACCTGTTGCTGGCCTCGCAGCGGCTGGAGGAGGGCAAGCTGCGCGGTCTGGACACCCACCTGTCGTACCGGATCGGTCTGCGGACCTTCTCGCCGGTGGAGAGCCGGATCGTGCTCGGCGTTCCGTACGCGTACGAGTTGCCGAACGCGCCGGGTCACGGCTACCTGAAGACCGGCAACTCCGCCATGGTGCGCTTCCGGGCGGCGTACGTGTCACGAACGCCCGGCCACGACGGAGCCGAGCCGGGCTCCGCCGTGGCGGAGGCCATCGCCGGCAGGACGGTGCTCGACCTGCTGGTGGAGCGGCTCAAGGGCCGTGGCTGCACGGCGCACCAGGTCTGGCTGCCGCCGTTGGCCGAACCGCCGAGCCTGGGTGAGCTGCTGCCACCCCTGCGCGTGCACCCGCGCTTCGGGCTGTGCACCGCGGACTGGGCCGGCCGGGGTCGGCTCACCGTCCCGGTGGGCGTGGTGGACCGCCCGTACGAGCAGCGCCGCGACCCGATGATGGTGGACCTCGGCGGGTCGGGCGGCAACGTGGTGATCGTGGGTGGCCTGCTCAGCGGCAAGAGCAGCCTGCTGCGGTCGATGATCGCCTCGCTGGCGCTCACCCACACCCCACGCGAGGTGCAGTTCTTCTGTCTGGACTTCGGCGGTGGCGCGCTGCGCAGCTTGGAGGAGCTGCCGCACGTGGCGGGGGTGGCCGTTCGTCGGGACACCGAGAGGGTCCGCCGGACGGTGGCCGAGGTGGTCGCCGCCATCGACGACCGGGAGACCCGGTTCGCCCGGCAGGGCGTCGACTCGATGGCCGACTACCGGCGTCGGCGGGCGACCGGCGAGTTTCCCGACGACCCGTTCGGCGACATCTTCCTGGTCGTCGACGGCTGGAACACCCTGCGCCAGGAGTACGAGGAGCTGGAACAGACCATCACTAATCTGGCCAATCGAGGGCTCGGTTTCGGCATCCACGTGGTCGTCACCGCCGTGCGCTGGGCGGAGATCCGGAACACCATGCGGGATCTCCTCGGCACCAAACTGGAGCTGCGGCTCGGCGACGCTTCCGAGTCGGAGTTCGACCGGCGCGCCGCGCAGAACGTCCCGGTCGGCTCGCCCGGTCGCGGTCTGACCCGTGACAAGCTGCACTTCCTCGCCGTGCTCTCACGCATCGACGGCCTACGCGACACCGAGGACCTCACCGAGGCGTCGGTGGCACTGGGCCGGCAGGTGGCGGCGAGCTGGCCGGGCCCTCCGGCCCCGAAGGTACGTCTGCTGCCGCAGAAGCTGACCGTGGCCGAGCTGGCCAAGGTCGTCGACCGAGCCACACCAGGACTGCCCATCGGGGTCAACGAGTCCGCGCTCGCGCCGGTCCATCTGGATTTTGCCGTCGAGCCGCACCTGACCGTCTTCGGGGACGCCGAGTGCGGCAAGAGCAACCTGTTGCGGCTGATCGCGCAGGGCATCGTCGAGCGGTACACGCCGGCCCAGGCCCGACTGGTGATCGCCGACTACCGGCGCAGCCTGTTGGGCGCGGTGGAGGGGGACCACCTGCTCGACTACGCCGGGTCGAACCAGGTGTTCAGTCAGAGCATGATGTCCATTCGCGGCGCTCTGCAGAATCGCCTGCCCGGGCCGGAGGCGACCACCACCCAGCTGCGCGACCGGAGTTGGTGGAAGGGTCCGGAACTCTACGTCCTGATCGACGACTACGACCTGGTCGCCTCGGTAGGCAGCAACCCGCTCGGCGCTCTGGTCGACCTGCTGCCCCAGGCCCGCGACATCGGCCTGCACCTGATCGTCACGCGCCGGGTCGGCGGCATCGCCCGCGCGCTCTACGAGCCGGTCCTGCAACGCCTGCGCGAACTCGACTCGCCGGGCCTGCTGATGTCCGGCAACCGGGAGGAGGGCGCCGTCCTGGGCAGCCTGCGGCCGAGCCCGCAGCCGGCGGGTCGCGGCACTCTCGTGCGCCGCCGCGACGGTCAGGAGCTCATCCAGACGGCGTGGGTCGAACCGGGCTGACCACCGGTCGGGATCCTGGCGGCGTCACCGGGGTGCGGCGGAGGTAGTCCGGCCAATTCCTCGGATGCGCGCTGCTCGGCGGCTGCCGCCTGCGCCTTCGCGTCGGCGATCCGGGCGGTCAGCCGGCCTGCGGTCGCGCGCACCGCCATCGGCGCAGTCCCCGAATCCGACGGCGGCACGACCTCCCCGTCCGGGGTGACCACGAGCCCCGCGAGGCGTGCCTCGGCGACCGCTCCCAGGGCGAGCTGACGCGCCTGTGTCAGGTCGTGCTTCCGGCCCGCGACCGCACCGGCGATCCGGGTGTAGGCGTCGTGCGCCTCGTCGAGCTGGCGGACCACCCGTCGGAGGATCTCGTCGGTCTCCTGCTGGCCGGAGCCGGCCCGCCAGTGGCCGGCGAGCAGGCGATGCAACCGGCGCAGTTCGTCGGCGGCTTCGCCGACCGCCCGCGCCGCCTGCGTCCACCGCTCGCCCCGGTCGGCGTCGCCGGCGGGCGGCTCGGCCACCAGCCGTGCGTACGGGAAGGCCACCCTGCCGTCAGTGGTCATCCGTCGCCAATGCGAGCGAGTCGGCTCGCCATCTCGTCGTCGGTGACCGAGACCGAACCCACGACCGTACGGATGACATCGGCGACCTGATGCAGTTCTTCGGTGATCCGCGGTAGCTCGTCGATCCATTCCACGACGGGGGCTGGCGGAATGACGGGGGCTGGCGGAATCTCGTCGGCGACCAGCGGCTCGACCGCACGGAGGTGGTGCGCGACGGTGTCGATGTCGAGTGCGACGTGAAGAAGGCCCTTGGGATCCATGTCGAGCGAGCCGCTGCTCATCGGTTGTTCACCTCCCGGCAGTGCCTACTCGATCCGGGCGCCCTCGGCACCGCCAGACGGGCAACCGCCACGAGGGAGTCTAGCCACTTCGGTCCGGGCGCAGGTCAGAGTGGCCAGTGCTGGGAGACGATGTCGATGGCGCGCCCCGTATCGCGTCGGCCAGCGTGCCTGTGCTGGTCCAAAACGTAGCCGCACGGTCTGATTAGGGCTTTTAGGCGGCTGGCTCGTATTCGTTGATCAGGCCTCCGAGGATCGTTCGGCGCCGGATGCGGTCGGTCGGAGCGGGGAAGGCGATGACGTTGTTGCCGTCGTCGGGAGCGCGGAGGCCGAGTCTGTCGCCTTGATGGCTGCGGCCTCGGTTGTAGTGCTGCACATACGTGTCGAGGACTATTCGAAGGTGTCGCTCGCCAGCGATGAGCATCCGGTCGGTGCATTCGACTCGGACGATTTTTTCCCAGCGTTCGGCGAAGGCGTTCATGCGGGGTGCTTGCGGCGCGGTCTTCATGATCTCGATGCCGATAGAGGTGCACACCGCGTCGAAGGCGTCGGTGAAGCGGCTGTCGCGGTCGCGGATCAGGTGGGTGAGCCGCCGACCGGAGTCTTCGAGGTCGGCGGTGAACTGGCGGGCGAGCTGGGTGGCCCATGCCGCGGTCGGGTGGGCGGTGATGCCGAGGAGGTGTACCCGGCGGTTTTTGGCCTCGAGCACGAAGGCGACGTAGAGGCGTTGGAGGGTGACCGCACAATCCACGTGGAAGAAGTCCGTGGCCAAGATGGTGCCGGCGTGGGCGCGAAGAAACGTGCGCCAGGCGTCGTCGTGCTGTCGTGGCGGCGGTCTGCGGTGGGAACGTAGGATCCGGAGGATCGTGGATGCGCCGACCCGGTGGCCCAGGCGGCGCAGTTCGCCCTGGACGCGGAGAACGCCCCACGTCCGGTTCTCTCTTGCCAGGCGGATGATGAGCGCGGCCAGCTCATCGCTGATCGGTGGGCGGCCCGGTGGTCTGGGCTGGCGCCATTTCGCGGTGAGCAGGCGACGGTGCCAGCGCAGGAGCGTCGCAGGCGCGACGATCCGGTGAGCTCGCAGTACCTTCGGCAGGATCCGCGCGAGCGGCAAGGACGGCACGGTCGGTCCAGTCGAGACGCGGTTTCTGGTTGCCGCGGCGAAGCATCGCGACCTCGTGACGCAGCACGAGTATCTCCGCGTCCTTTGACGCCGACGACTGCGCCAGCAAGGCCAGCCACGAGATGACTTGGATGAGGAGCTGGTAGATCAGTCCCACGGCCACGAACCCGATCATGAGGGCGAGGACTCCGAACGCCGGGCGACGTCAGCGCCGCGAGACACAGCCCGACTT contains:
- the eccCb gene encoding type VII secretion protein EccCb, coding for MGQRLALLIANDRYIDDSLADLYAPREEARDLQSLLADANIGAFDRTVLLENESKSSVERTMETMLRSAGPEDLILLYFSGHGIRRGKRGRLYLAVANTEVGCLSSTSISASFVHELLDESEAASSVILLDCCYSGAFDHAKSPADLNLDGELKAGDGRYVITATNSVERAVDGQPATAATPRLRSAFTETVIEGLSTGAADLTGRGRITPEDLWRYVQLELPKRTTEQSPCQFGRASSEVHIALSRDGHHRQRDPRDPRDPRLGDLLGPLQAREDVKLCAVEWRQRGPLKVPVGLNHRIDQPAGEPVSLDLASSEGHLLIVGRPGMGKTTLLRTIIGGLALTHSADEVVFHCLESGGNWLGPMRRLPHVETVLGDDEVVELGTLLSQLEEDVLRRKRLFREHELESPASLRARRGSLNAGPQPDIFLVVDRWQDFVALQPDFTARVIELANKGLGYGFHLAVVERSWRSIPQELIELPQLRIETRLSEPRESMVDPDHAARLPLSMPGWAIQGRRTFRIALPELTVTEVDPDLSSEFGVAVTDGATSMISMIAQAWGLPPVSPPDGARRGAWESRDEALEILGLADYPALVAFDGPAASVGPEQHLQVPIGFELDGKPVLLDLKESAQAGMGPHGLVIGATGSGKSELLRTIVAALAARHSSEELNFVLVDFKGGAAFASLDALPHTSAVITNLADELLLVDRMRDALAGEMVRRQELLRAAGNYVSRFEYEKARAAGEPLAPMPSLLIICDEFSELLAAKPDFIDLFVMIGRLGRSLGVHLLLASQRLEEGKLRGLDTHLSYRIGLRTFSPVESRIVLGVPYAYELPNAPGHGYLKTGNSAMVRFRAAYVSRTPGHDGAEPGSAVAEAIAGRTVLDLLVERLKGRGCTAHQVWLPPLAEPPSLGELLPPLRVHPRFGLCTADWAGRGRLTVPVGVVDRPYEQRRDPMMVDLGGSGGNVVIVGGLLSGKSSLLRSMIASLALTHTPREVQFFCLDFGGGALRSLEELPHVAGVAVRRDTERVRRTVAEVVAAIDDRETRFARQGVDSMADYRRRRATGEFPDDPFGDIFLVVDGWNTLRQEYEELEQTITNLANRGLGFGIHVVVTAVRWAEIRNTMRDLLGTKLELRLGDASESEFDRRAAQNVPVGSPGRGLTRDKLHFLAVLSRIDGLRDTEDLTEASVALGRQVAASWPGPPAPKVRLLPQKLTVAELAKVVDRATPGLPIGVNESALAPVHLDFAVEPHLTVFGDAECGKSNLLRLIAQGIVERYTPAQARLVIADYRRSLLGAVEGDHLLDYAGSNQVFSQSMMSIRGALQNRLPGPEATTTQLRDRSWWKGPELYVLIDDYDLVASVGSNPLGALVDLLPQARDIGLHLIVTRRVGGIARALYEPVLQRLRELDSPGLLMSGNREEGAVLGSLRPSPQPAGRGTLVRRRDGQELIQTAWVEPG
- a CDS encoding integrase core domain-containing protein yields the protein MPLARILPKVLRAHRIVAPATLLRWHRRLLTAKWRQPRPPGRPPISDELAALIIRLARENRTWGVLRVQGELRRLGHRVGASTILRILRSHRRPPPRQHDDAWRTFLRAHAGTILATDFFHVDCAVTLQRLYVAFVLEAKNRRVHLLGITAHPTAAWATQLARQFTADLEDSGRRLTHLIRDRDSRFTDAFDAVCTSIGIEIMKTAPQAPRMNAFAERWEKIVRVECTDRMLIAGERHLRIVLDTYVQHYNRGRSHQGDRLGLRAPDDGNNVIAFPAPTDRIRRRTILGGLINEYEPAA